The uncultured Desulfobacter sp. genomic sequence TCATAAAAAAATTAATAATATAGGTTAAAATAAAGATGATCAGCAATAGTATAACCTACGACAGATTCAGGTTTGGTCAAGTTATAGATGATGATGTCTTAAAAGATACCTTCCGGATGAGGTATGAAGTCTATGTGGATGAGTTCGGGTTTGAAAATAAAGCTGACCATCCCAGTGGACTGGAAACTGATGAATACGAACAAGACTCCATTCATTTTGCCTGTCTAAATGAAACCGATTCCGTGGTCGGTACCATACGACTGGTGCGAAACTCCGACAAAGGCTTTCCCATTGAACATGCCACAGAATTACGTCTTCCAGGTCAAAAACCCGAGCCGGATAAAATTGGGGAAATTTCCAGGCTTACAGTTACCAAAGACCTCAGGCGCCGTAAAGAGGACGGAATGTACGGTGTGGAATCATACTTAAAGGAAAAAGAAGGGGGCATACTACCCGACGATGGGACCATCCCAAAAGAGATGGAGGGCAGGAAAAACCCAATCATTGTACTGGGGCTTTACCAGGTCATGTTCCAAGAGAGTCTGCGAATAGGATTGACCCATTGGTACATGATCACTGAAAAAAAATTATTCTATGCTTTGAGAAAATATGGTTTTCTATTCCACCAGATCGGGGAGCCCGTACAATATCATGGCGAAAGGGTTCCCTATTTTGCCGATATTCATGAACTGCTGGTCAATCTGAAGCAGACTGATGAAGGCATGTTTGACCTGATGCTTACCGGACTGGAAAACGAGTATCACCCGAATATTCCATAATCC encodes the following:
- a CDS encoding PEP-CTERM/exosortase system-associated acyltransferase, whose amino-acid sequence is MISNSITYDRFRFGQVIDDDVLKDTFRMRYEVYVDEFGFENKADHPSGLETDEYEQDSIHFACLNETDSVVGTIRLVRNSDKGFPIEHATELRLPGQKPEPDKIGEISRLTVTKDLRRRKEDGMYGVESYLKEKEGGILPDDGTIPKEMEGRKNPIIVLGLYQVMFQESLRIGLTHWYMITEKKLFYALRKYGFLFHQIGEPVQYHGERVPYFADIHELLVNLKQTDEGMFDLMLTGLENEYHPNIP